One stretch of Candidatus Nanopelagicales bacterium DNA includes these proteins:
- a CDS encoding ATP-binding cassette domain-containing protein, with protein sequence MTGEVLASLSGVTKIYGAGEAQVNALNDVNLELYSREVVVILGPSGSGKTTLLNVIGGIESATGGQVVINGQNLV encoded by the coding sequence ATGACTGGAGAGGTCCTGGCATCGTTGTCAGGAGTCACCAAGATCTATGGAGCGGGCGAGGCCCAGGTCAACGCCCTGAACGACGTCAATCTTGAGCTGTACTCCCGTGAAGTCGTCGTGATCCTCGGCCCGTCCGGGTCGGGCAAGACGACGTTGCTGAACGTCATCGGCGGCATCGAGTCGGCCACGGGTGGGCAGGTCGTCATCAACGGCCAGAACTTGGTC